The following proteins are encoded in a genomic region of Clostridium kluyveri:
- a CDS encoding Ger(x)C family spore germination protein: MKNNKTKYISIILLCIIITIFFSIGLDDQQPVEELDIISGLGADLIIKNNKIAEHIVPMSIYLFESENKINSTLKTGTAKTKGETRQNRQLSNDKQNILGLEKVFIISEEQAHYGLQDWTDILFRNPYLNDTAYVAVCKGKASDILSTNIKGYPSSSDFLEGLIKNSIFHNFFSDKYRVMNLFLSFGSEGYNPVLPYIEITDKGITITGMALFNNNKMISKINVGELRAMNIMRENNVKGILTIQKSTCKYTNYYATSKRKVHCTKEDNKYKFTININLEGDLITDTLYKNLQKNPKKVEKFNEEMCEEVKKECTNFINKMKYTYKVDCLELGKFAAAKYGRHMEKDWNSVVCNSKIDVNVKVKLNKIGRGDY, from the coding sequence ATGAAAAACAATAAAACAAAGTATATATCTATAATTTTACTATGTATAATAATCACAATTTTCTTCTCTATAGGACTAGATGATCAACAACCTGTAGAAGAATTAGATATTATTTCAGGATTAGGGGCAGATTTAATAATAAAGAATAATAAAATAGCAGAACATATTGTACCCATGTCAATATATTTGTTTGAATCTGAAAATAAAATAAACAGTACCTTGAAAACCGGTACTGCAAAAACCAAAGGAGAAACAAGACAAAATCGACAATTGTCAAATGACAAACAAAATATATTAGGTCTTGAAAAGGTATTTATTATAAGTGAAGAACAGGCACATTATGGTTTGCAAGATTGGACAGATATTTTATTTAGAAATCCTTATTTAAACGACACTGCATATGTTGCGGTATGCAAGGGAAAGGCTTCAGATATTCTAAGTACAAACATAAAAGGCTATCCGAGTTCTTCAGATTTTCTAGAAGGCTTAATTAAAAATTCCATATTCCATAACTTTTTTTCAGATAAATATAGAGTTATGAATTTATTTTTATCCTTTGGAAGTGAAGGATATAATCCCGTATTACCTTATATTGAAATAACAGATAAGGGAATTACAATCACTGGAATGGCACTATTTAATAACAATAAAATGATTTCAAAAATCAATGTTGGCGAATTAAGAGCTATGAACATAATGAGAGAAAATAACGTAAAAGGTATACTTACAATACAAAAAAGCACTTGTAAATATACAAACTATTATGCTACATCAAAACGAAAAGTTCACTGTACTAAAGAAGATAATAAATATAAATTCACCATAAATATTAATTTGGAAGGAGATTTAATAACAGATACCTTATATAAAAATTTGCAAAAAAATCCAAAGAAGGTTGAAAAATTTAACGAAGAAATGTGTGAAGAAGTAAAAAAAGAATGTACTAATTTTATAAATAAAATGAAATATACCTACAAAGTAGATTGTTTGGAACTTGGAAAATTTGCAGCCGCCAAATATGGGAGACATATGGAAAAAGATTGGAACTCTGTGGTATGCAATTCAAAAATTGATGTAAACGTAAAAGTAAAACTTAATAAAATAGGAAGAGGAGATTATTAA
- a CDS encoding SoxR reducing system RseC family protein, translated as MGKNHNQKKKSTNMLIAAFMLFIFPIMLVFLGVFLGGYLGKLMEGAIRIYQIVGGIIALVLAVVFVKLFDKTTIVDKEQEKFYWEDM; from the coding sequence ATGGGCAAAAATCATAATCAAAAAAAGAAAAGTACGAATATGCTAATAGCTGCATTTATGTTATTTATTTTTCCTATTATGTTGGTGTTTTTAGGTGTATTTTTAGGAGGATACTTAGGAAAATTAATGGAAGGAGCTATAAGAATTTATCAAATTGTTGGAGGTATAATTGCTCTTGTGTTAGCTGTAGTGTTTGTAAAACTGTTTGATAAGACTACTATAGTTGATAAGGAACAGGAAAAATTTTATTGGGAAGATATGTAG
- a CDS encoding lamin tail domain-containing protein translates to MIIVSTNVKIAFINNNIKKRNGELHLNDEWIRIENVSNRRINMFNWELWHWKPSKQYSLIYRFPKRIDNLFWTLDPGEIIILFTGYGSNKFIEGTGGHNPEFHFYCGKNSFTWNNAGDIACLFDTESMTSTLAVP, encoded by the coding sequence ATGATTATTGTGTCTACCAATGTAAAAATAGCATTTATAAATAATAATATTAAAAAAAGAAATGGAGAACTTCATTTAAATGACGAATGGATACGCATTGAAAATGTCAGCAATAGAAGAATCAATATGTTTAATTGGGAGCTGTGGCACTGGAAACCAAGTAAACAATATTCCCTTATTTACAGATTTCCAAAGCGCATCGACAACCTTTTTTGGACATTGGATCCAGGTGAAATTATAATACTATTTACAGGCTATGGTTCAAATAAATTCATAGAAGGAACTGGCGGTCATAACCCTGAATTTCACTTTTATTGTGGAAAAAATTCTTTCACATGGAACAATGCTGGAGACATTGCCTGTCTATTTGATACTGAATCAATGACAAGCACCCTCGCAGTTCCATAA
- a CDS encoding Ldh family oxidoreductase, translated as MTYSKVKYEGLKKLCDIVFEKFGFSPEDSGTITDVLLLSDLFGIESHGIQRLVKYYSEIKNGLIKVDSKPKIIKETPVSAVLDAQAGMGQLTGKKAMNMAIEKAKTSGLGMVVVRNSNHYGIAGYYAKMAEEEGLLGISMTNSPAVIIPTFGKDAMLGTNPIAISMPAQPYPFLMDIATSVVTRGKIEVYNKRHEPLPLGLALDKNGEDTEDPYDILYNLPKKLGGGLVPLGGSKELTGGHKGYGLALAVEIFTAILSGGITGNYVTLQGSSGSGTCHYFCAIDYGIFGDKNSIEDKLSEYLNELRNSKKAKGALRIYTHGEKEIESYKDKMENGIPMNEVTLKEIDDICKYFNINTNEYIKKISY; from the coding sequence ATGACATATTCAAAAGTAAAATATGAAGGTTTAAAAAAACTATGTGATATAGTTTTTGAGAAATTCGGATTTAGTCCAGAAGATAGTGGAACTATTACAGACGTTTTACTGCTGTCAGATTTGTTTGGAATTGAATCTCATGGAATTCAAAGACTGGTAAAGTATTATAGTGAAATAAAAAATGGTCTTATAAAAGTAGATTCTAAACCAAAAATAATAAAAGAAACACCTGTATCTGCAGTTTTAGATGCCCAGGCTGGTATGGGTCAACTGACAGGAAAGAAAGCTATGAATATGGCTATTGAAAAGGCCAAAACTTCAGGTTTGGGCATGGTAGTAGTTAGAAACTCAAATCACTATGGCATTGCTGGATATTATGCTAAAATGGCTGAAGAAGAAGGACTTCTCGGAATATCTATGACTAACTCTCCTGCTGTTATAATACCTACTTTCGGAAAAGATGCCATGCTTGGTACAAATCCCATAGCCATATCTATGCCTGCACAGCCCTATCCCTTTTTAATGGATATAGCTACCAGTGTAGTTACAAGAGGGAAAATTGAAGTATACAATAAAAGACATGAACCCCTTCCGCTAGGTCTTGCACTGGATAAAAACGGAGAAGATACAGAAGATCCTTATGATATTTTATACAATCTTCCGAAAAAACTTGGAGGAGGTCTTGTTCCACTTGGAGGCTCTAAAGAACTCACTGGTGGACATAAAGGCTACGGATTGGCTCTTGCAGTTGAAATATTTACAGCAATTTTATCTGGAGGTATCACCGGAAATTACGTTACACTTCAAGGTTCTTCCGGCTCTGGCACCTGCCATTATTTCTGTGCAATAGATTATGGTATATTTGGAGATAAAAATTCCATAGAAGATAAATTGTCAGAGTACCTAAATGAACTTAGAAATTCTAAAAAAGCTAAAGGGGCTTTAAGAATATATACCCATGGAGAAAAAGAAATTGAATCTTATAAAGATAAAATGGAAAATGGCATTCCAATGAATGAAGTTACCCTTAAAGAAATAGATGATATCTGTAAATACTTTAATATAAATACCAATGAGTACATAAAAAAAATTTCCTACTGA
- a CDS encoding macro domain-containing protein, giving the protein MIKIGNKKILIKTGDITKEDSNAIVNPANSALQHGGGAALAIARAGGSKIQSDSNELIKKIGSLPVGKAVITYGHDLNCKFVIHTVGPIMGEGNEDEKLKKAVKSVLNLAESYNLNSISIPAISSGIFGFPKERCAKILLETSVEFLKREDIDLKTIVMCNHDQQTTDLFLKEELKYI; this is encoded by the coding sequence ATGATAAAAATAGGTAATAAGAAAATATTAATTAAAACAGGAGACATAACAAAAGAAGATAGTAATGCCATAGTAAATCCTGCAAACAGTGCCCTTCAGCATGGAGGAGGGGCAGCCTTGGCTATCGCAAGAGCTGGGGGTTCTAAGATACAATCAGATAGCAATGAACTTATAAAAAAAATAGGTAGTTTACCTGTGGGAAAAGCAGTTATAACCTATGGTCACGATTTGAACTGTAAATTTGTAATACATACTGTAGGCCCTATAATGGGAGAAGGTAATGAAGATGAAAAACTAAAGAAAGCTGTAAAGAGTGTGCTTAATCTGGCAGAGTCCTATAATTTAAACTCCATATCCATACCTGCTATAAGTTCTGGTATATTTGGGTTTCCAAAAGAAAGATGTGCAAAAATACTTCTTGAAACTTCTGTAGAATTTTTAAAAAGAGAAGATATAGATTTAAAAACTATTGTTATGTGTAATCATGACCAGCAAACAACAGATCTTTTTTTAAAGGAAGAATTAAAATATATTTAA
- a CDS encoding superoxide dismutase: MYNMKPEVFNFNSVKGISQRQLNEHYKLYVGYVNILNQIWNTDYNPQNYTDSNPTYSKMRSLKLGETYALNGVKLHNLYFKNMTGGNTTPHGPVLNSIINQFSSYDNFLSYLTNVGLSMRGWAVLSIDSLDNKFHIIGSDLHDKGSVWISYPILVMDVYEHAYFMDFGTNKKEYISTFIKNINWTVVNKRFQKYLHLMQLLNMNHNRYIPYEFLNRHI, encoded by the coding sequence ATGTATAATATGAAACCTGAAGTTTTTAACTTTAATTCTGTTAAAGGTATTTCCCAAAGACAACTAAATGAACATTATAAATTATATGTAGGCTATGTAAATATTTTAAACCAAATCTGGAACACTGATTATAACCCTCAAAATTATACTGATAGTAATCCAACCTATTCAAAAATGCGCAGCTTAAAACTTGGTGAAACCTACGCACTAAACGGGGTAAAACTTCATAATCTTTACTTCAAGAATATGACAGGAGGCAACACCACTCCCCACGGTCCAGTACTCAACTCCATAATAAATCAATTCTCATCTTATGATAATTTTCTTTCTTATTTAACAAATGTGGGTCTATCTATGAGAGGATGGGCAGTTCTGTCTATAGATTCACTAGACAATAAATTCCATATAATAGGAAGTGATCTGCACGACAAAGGATCTGTATGGATTTCTTACCCTATATTAGTAATGGATGTTTATGAACATGCTTATTTCATGGATTTTGGAACAAATAAAAAAGAATATATTTCTACTTTCATTAAGAATATAAATTGGACTGTTGTAAATAAAAGATTCCAAAAGTATCTTCACTTAATGCAGCTTTTGAATATGAATCACAATAGATATATTCCATATGAATTTCTCAATAGACATATTTAA
- a CDS encoding ABC transporter permease, giving the protein MWLPIIVIVILFFLIAPVFVLIPLSFTSLSYFKFPPPSYSTQWYHAFFNDSQWTQCFGRSLGIAVLTVILALILGTMAAAAVTKVEFKFKNVFMGFMVMPMVIPVIIISVALYNSFAPLKLTNTIPGIVLGHTLLAIPMVFVTVMTGLKGVDKNIELAAMGLGSKQISVFFNITLPQIKASMFSAAVFAFSTSIDEVTVTMFLAGSKTKTLPLAMWESMKTSITPEIAAVSTILIGITLTMLFVQGIVKGKNTEANEA; this is encoded by the coding sequence ATGTGGCTTCCAATAATTGTAATAGTTATATTGTTTTTTCTTATAGCTCCTGTATTTGTATTGATACCCCTTTCTTTTACTTCGTTAAGTTATTTTAAATTTCCACCACCAAGTTACTCTACTCAGTGGTATCATGCTTTCTTTAATGATAGTCAGTGGACTCAATGTTTCGGCAGAAGTCTTGGAATAGCGGTACTTACAGTAATACTTGCTCTTATTCTAGGAACCATGGCGGCAGCTGCTGTTACTAAGGTGGAGTTTAAATTTAAAAATGTATTTATGGGATTTATGGTTATGCCTATGGTTATACCTGTAATTATAATTAGTGTAGCCTTATATAATTCCTTTGCTCCTTTAAAATTAACTAATACTATACCTGGAATAGTTCTAGGGCATACACTTCTGGCTATACCTATGGTATTTGTAACGGTGATGACAGGACTAAAGGGGGTAGATAAAAATATTGAGCTGGCAGCAATGGGACTGGGTTCAAAACAAATTAGTGTATTTTTTAACATTACACTGCCTCAGATTAAAGCTTCTATGTTTTCAGCGGCGGTATTTGCTTTTAGCACATCTATAGATGAAGTAACTGTTACTATGTTTCTGGCAGGTTCTAAAACTAAAACGCTTCCCCTGGCCATGTGGGAGAGTATGAAAACTAGCATAACCCCAGAAATAGCTGCGGTATCTACCATTTTGATTGGAATCACTTTAACTATGCTTTTTGTACAAGGGATTGTTAAAGGGAAAAATACAGAAGCAAATGAAGCTTGA
- a CDS encoding ABC transporter permease — MVNESIKKEEMMFEKNSTKDKLNNLLSVKWILVILPALFIIVFTFVPMISLFKLSIIDENGFTFKYIAQIFTEPIYLQVIWLTLKTSFIVTVISIVLAYPVAYFIIKTKSSRTKKVILMIIMIPFWISLLVRTFSWIIILQEQGILNTFLKNIGLINQPLDLLYNTASVTIGMTHVLFPYMVLNVYSVMSSIDTQLVEVAQVMGARPIKAFWQVFFPLSVPGILSGSILVFVLALGYFITPALLGGSKNMLVSTLIQNNISATLNWPLASALSLVLFIITMVLLSILAVLVKRNPMLKEGE, encoded by the coding sequence ATGGTGAATGAGAGTATTAAGAAAGAAGAGATGATGTTTGAGAAAAATTCTACAAAAGATAAATTAAATAATTTGCTTAGTGTAAAATGGATACTGGTAATATTGCCTGCACTTTTTATTATAGTATTCACATTCGTACCTATGATAAGTTTATTTAAATTAAGTATTATAGATGAGAATGGATTTACTTTTAAATATATAGCACAGATTTTTACAGAGCCTATATATCTTCAAGTTATATGGCTTACCTTGAAAACTTCATTTATTGTAACAGTAATATCAATTGTACTTGCTTATCCGGTAGCTTATTTTATTATTAAAACAAAATCCTCCAGAACCAAAAAGGTCATTCTAATGATTATTATGATACCTTTCTGGATTAGTTTATTGGTACGTACTTTTTCATGGATTATAATCTTACAGGAACAGGGGATTTTAAATACCTTTTTGAAGAATATAGGGCTTATAAATCAGCCTTTGGATTTACTTTACAATACTGCTTCTGTAACAATAGGTATGACCCATGTTCTATTTCCGTATATGGTGTTAAATGTTTATTCGGTTATGTCAAGTATTGACACACAGCTAGTGGAAGTTGCTCAAGTTATGGGGGCCAGGCCTATAAAAGCTTTTTGGCAGGTGTTTTTTCCTTTATCTGTTCCGGGAATTTTATCAGGATCAATACTGGTATTTGTTCTAGCTCTTGGATATTTTATTACTCCTGCACTACTAGGGGGATCAAAGAATATGCTTGTATCTACCCTTATACAGAATAATATAAGTGCTACCTTGAACTGGCCTTTAGCCTCTGCACTTTCCTTAGTTTTATTTATTATTACCATGGTACTTTTGTCTATACTTGCAGTATTGGTAAAAAGAAACCCTATGTTAAAGGAGGGAGAATAA
- a CDS encoding ABC transporter substrate-binding protein, whose translation MKKKLLLLLSAILIFGLTGCGSSSNEKSSTSEDKELVVVDWGGAYSKARQVNYDAFEKKYGVKITVVNPTDYGKLKAMVQSKNVEWDVVNVDSDFAPRGGKQGLLEKLDYSVIKTDNIDKGLVNEYGVGSDTFDVAIAYNTSSYSKDNHPTTWAEFWDTQKFSGARAMWKYPVGTLEAALLADGVEADKLYPLDVDRAFKSLDKIKSNVKIWWTAGAQAPQSLASGDVTLAAAWNGRVSTAKKEGSPVDVEYNQAIVLGDSWVVPKGAPHKELAMKFIAFECEAEQQAEFSKNIDYAPTNSKALDLLSTEVKERIGRGDDETSNKLIHGDEEWWAENYDAVDTKFQQWLIK comes from the coding sequence ATGAAGAAAAAATTATTACTTTTATTAAGTGCAATATTGATCTTCGGTCTTACAGGATGTGGCAGTTCATCTAATGAAAAAAGTAGTACCAGTGAAGATAAAGAATTAGTTGTTGTGGATTGGGGAGGAGCTTATTCCAAAGCAAGGCAAGTAAATTACGATGCCTTTGAAAAGAAATACGGGGTAAAAATAACGGTAGTAAACCCAACGGACTATGGTAAGTTGAAAGCAATGGTTCAATCAAAGAATGTTGAATGGGATGTAGTAAATGTAGACTCTGATTTTGCACCAAGAGGAGGTAAACAGGGATTACTTGAAAAGTTGGATTACAGTGTAATTAAAACAGATAATATCGATAAAGGATTGGTTAATGAATATGGAGTGGGTTCAGATACTTTTGATGTAGCTATAGCCTATAACACGAGTAGTTATTCAAAAGACAATCACCCCACCACCTGGGCTGAATTTTGGGATACACAAAAGTTTTCTGGAGCCCGTGCTATGTGGAAATATCCTGTAGGTACTTTAGAAGCTGCGCTTCTTGCAGATGGAGTTGAGGCAGATAAGTTATATCCTTTAGACGTAGATAGAGCTTTTAAAAGTCTAGATAAAATAAAAAGCAATGTAAAAATATGGTGGACTGCAGGAGCTCAGGCACCTCAATCACTTGCAAGTGGTGATGTTACTTTGGCAGCAGCTTGGAATGGACGTGTAAGTACTGCAAAGAAGGAAGGTTCGCCGGTAGATGTGGAATATAACCAGGCTATAGTTCTTGGAGATTCATGGGTAGTACCAAAAGGAGCACCTCATAAAGAACTGGCTATGAAGTTTATTGCCTTTGAGTGTGAAGCTGAACAACAGGCAGAATTCTCAAAAAATATCGACTATGCACCAACTAATTCTAAAGCATTGGATTTATTATCTACAGAAGTAAAAGAAAGAATAGGAAGAGGAGATGACGAAACCTCTAATAAACTTATACATGGCGATGAAGAATGGTGGGCAGAAAATTATGATGCTGTGGATACTAAATTCCAACAGTGGTTAATTAAATAA
- a CDS encoding ABC transporter ATP-binding protein — MSTIGANLLMNNVVKYYKSFKAVDEVSFGVEKGEFLTILGPSGSGKTSLLKLIAGFEKINSGEILLNKENIEKKRPYERNIGMLFQNYALFPHMNIFQNIAYPLKIRKFSKDKIKEKVINMLKLVDLEGVENRYPKQLSGGQQQRVALARAIVFNPPLLLLDEPLGALDKQLRQKMQLEIKHIQQRIGITTISVTHDQEEALTMSDKVCIMNKGRIEQIDTPENIYEKPKSIFVAEFIGEINIIKGKIVQTEGKIAFIEIFNKQILKGEMDAEGQYLRGKAVSIALRPENISITLDKTQYENSMKAIVKEVIFVGDSLKVKVVNENNEEMMVKAVPSDKNLLTPGREIILNWEITKSSLIGN; from the coding sequence ATGAGTACCATTGGGGCTAACTTATTAATGAATAATGTAGTAAAATACTATAAAAGTTTTAAGGCTGTGGATGAAGTTAGTTTTGGAGTGGAGAAAGGAGAGTTTCTAACCATATTGGGACCAAGTGGCTCTGGAAAAACTTCATTATTAAAATTAATTGCCGGGTTCGAAAAAATAAATTCAGGTGAAATTCTTTTAAATAAAGAAAATATTGAAAAAAAGAGACCCTATGAAAGAAATATAGGGATGCTTTTTCAAAATTATGCATTGTTTCCTCATATGAATATTTTTCAAAATATTGCGTATCCTTTGAAAATCAGAAAATTTTCTAAAGATAAGATTAAAGAAAAAGTTATAAATATGCTGAAGCTAGTGGATCTTGAAGGAGTAGAAAATAGATATCCTAAACAATTAAGTGGAGGACAACAGCAGAGAGTTGCACTTGCAAGGGCCATAGTATTTAATCCTCCATTGTTATTACTAGATGAACCTTTAGGAGCTTTAGACAAGCAGTTAAGACAGAAAATGCAATTGGAAATTAAGCATATACAGCAGAGAATTGGAATCACCACTATAAGTGTTACCCATGATCAGGAAGAGGCTCTTACAATGTCTGACAAAGTATGTATTATGAATAAAGGGAGAATAGAACAAATAGATACTCCGGAAAATATATATGAAAAACCTAAAAGTATATTTGTAGCAGAATTTATAGGAGAGATAAATATTATTAAAGGTAAAATAGTTCAAACAGAAGGTAAAATTGCATTTATAGAAATATTTAATAAACAAATTTTAAAGGGAGAAATGGATGCTGAGGGTCAGTATTTAAGGGGGAAGGCTGTTTCCATAGCCTTAAGACCTGAAAATATAAGTATTACACTAGATAAAACTCAATATGAGAATAGCATGAAAGCAATAGTTAAGGAAGTTATTTTTGTAGGAGACTCATTAAAAGTAAAGGTAGTTAATGAAAATAATGAGGAAATGATGGTGAAAGCAGTACCTTCTGATAAAAATTTACTTACTCCTGGCAGAGAGATTATATTAAATTGGGAAATTACAAAGAGTTCTTTAATAGGAAATTAA